From the Myxococcus virescens genome, one window contains:
- a CDS encoding gamma-glutamylcyclotransferase family protein yields MKRTSPAATSVFVYGTLLSGEPNHHLLRGARLVGPARTRPCFTLYDYGPFPALASKGQHTVAGEVYEVDAPMLAALDRLEGHPRFYQRSPITLDGGARVEAYLFPKARLAGCPTIESGCWRLHLQERESW; encoded by the coding sequence ATGAAGCGCACTTCCCCCGCAGCAACGAGCGTCTTCGTCTACGGGACGCTGCTGTCCGGAGAACCCAACCACCACCTCCTGCGTGGCGCCCGCCTCGTCGGTCCGGCGCGGACGCGGCCCTGCTTCACCCTCTACGACTACGGGCCATTCCCAGCCCTGGCCTCGAAAGGCCAGCACACCGTCGCGGGGGAAGTGTACGAGGTGGACGCCCCTATGCTGGCGGCGCTCGACAGGCTCGAGGGCCACCCCCGCTTCTACCAACGCAGTCCCATTACTCTCGACGGGGGCGCGCGCGTCGAGGCATACCTGTTTCCCAAGGCGCGGCTGGCAGGCTGCCCTACCATCGAATCCGGTTGCTGGCGTCTACATCTTCAAGAGAGGGAATCATGGTAA
- a CDS encoding PAAR-like domain-containing protein, which yields MAKVTVNSPRTPVTKGSSGIASATLPNVCKMPGPPAPFVPTPLPNIGNSGDSTEGYSKTVTINGHPVAIAGASFGSKGDMASKGTGGGLISSNTHGPTKFIGPGSMNVKIEGRNVQLLGDPMLNNCGPSGSPANAATMTGIIQASGVMAVIYGDDIPCSLCGKTHPLEAGEETQTTISKLFQRLQEALDAQKQQVLQRSKLAKEKNQKEKLLAQLEEKNTEENRRMGRGLNSKQREELIALPIEISALREQVDALDSFFKANAVLRFCGERKTYTKGYMIGAMACICSTKKVAACSGQAPPGFVKAVRSVGFECASPPVGPESEQKIWDCAAKQIMEKHEGHKPKQLIERLFYPALEGLKPDRGPRVKFKVRREDLDTKKLSEPEEREQVFSSGDNVPSCLECQNKLPALYCQTTCPR from the coding sequence ATGGCCAAAGTAACTGTCAATTCCCCAAGGACGCCCGTCACCAAGGGTAGCTCGGGCATCGCCTCGGCCACGCTGCCCAACGTCTGCAAGATGCCAGGCCCGCCGGCCCCCTTCGTCCCCACGCCCTTGCCCAACATCGGCAACAGTGGCGACTCGACCGAGGGGTACTCGAAAACAGTCACCATCAACGGGCACCCGGTCGCCATTGCCGGCGCCAGCTTCGGCAGCAAGGGGGACATGGCCAGCAAGGGGACAGGGGGCGGGCTCATCTCCAGCAACACCCACGGCCCGACGAAGTTCATCGGCCCCGGCTCAATGAACGTCAAAATCGAGGGGAGGAACGTGCAGTTGCTGGGCGACCCCATGCTCAACAACTGCGGCCCCTCCGGCAGCCCTGCGAATGCCGCCACCATGACGGGCATCATCCAGGCCTCCGGCGTTATGGCTGTCATCTACGGCGACGACATCCCGTGTTCGCTCTGCGGGAAGACGCACCCGCTGGAGGCAGGAGAAGAGACGCAGACGACGATTTCGAAGCTATTCCAGCGGCTCCAAGAAGCGCTCGACGCCCAGAAGCAGCAGGTCCTCCAGCGCAGCAAACTCGCCAAGGAAAAGAATCAGAAAGAAAAGCTCCTGGCTCAGTTAGAAGAGAAGAACACGGAAGAGAACAGAAGAATGGGAAGAGGGCTAAACTCGAAGCAGCGCGAGGAACTGATAGCGCTGCCCATCGAAATCTCGGCCCTCAGAGAGCAGGTCGACGCCCTCGACTCCTTCTTCAAGGCGAACGCCGTGCTCAGATTCTGTGGCGAAAGGAAAACCTACACCAAGGGCTACATGATTGGCGCCATGGCCTGTATATGCAGTACCAAGAAAGTTGCGGCCTGCTCAGGCCAAGCCCCTCCGGGCTTCGTAAAAGCTGTGCGGTCCGTGGGTTTTGAGTGCGCAAGTCCACCTGTCGGCCCTGAAAGTGAGCAGAAGATTTGGGACTGCGCCGCCAAGCAAATCATGGAAAAGCATGAAGGCCACAAGCCCAAGCAACTCATCGAGCGACTGTTCTACCCAGCACTCGAGGGTCTCAAGCCCGACCGCGGCCCCAGAGTCAAGTTCAAGGTTCGTCGAGAAGACCTGGACACCAAGAAGCTCTCCGAACCAGAGGAGCGCGAACAAGTCTTCAGCAGTGGCGACAACGTGCCCTCGTGCCTGGAGTGTCAAAACAAACTCCCCGCCCTCTACTGCCAAACAACGTGCCCCCGATAG
- a CDS encoding DUF2169 family type VI secretion system accessory protein — protein MWALQNKTPYAAERTWVRDKDGHHLWVIALKATFDVDDAGHLRPADEQEPPLPEPVYWGEPGHSSLRYEAELVAPKPHTDVLINACAHAPGGRPAPSVEVAIRIHDVDKMLVVHGERFYTRGLTGVNPSSPKPFVSQPILYEWAWGGTDTRDADARKHVSDLRNPVGRGVASREAHLVDQPAHRIEYLRGNPAKSGPAGLGPIASYWSPRLALAGTFDEAWRKTRHPLLPRDFDERFALCAPADQRPSRRLVGGEKVALVHLTPKGTLHFTLPRLRFGFATYFGAVRRFHEAALGTVVIEPEVKKVRMVFQTGLRVGPQDIDCLDFTAITERTD, from the coding sequence ATGTGGGCACTTCAGAACAAGACACCGTATGCCGCCGAGCGGACGTGGGTCCGCGACAAGGACGGCCACCACCTCTGGGTCATCGCACTCAAGGCGACCTTCGACGTCGACGACGCGGGCCACCTCCGCCCTGCCGACGAGCAGGAGCCTCCACTGCCCGAGCCCGTCTACTGGGGCGAGCCTGGACACTCCAGCCTGCGCTACGAGGCCGAGCTCGTCGCACCCAAGCCCCACACCGACGTCCTCATCAACGCGTGCGCCCATGCGCCCGGTGGACGACCTGCGCCCAGCGTCGAGGTGGCAATCCGCATCCACGACGTGGACAAGATGCTCGTGGTGCACGGGGAGCGCTTCTACACGCGCGGATTGACGGGCGTGAATCCTTCGTCTCCCAAGCCCTTCGTCTCCCAGCCCATTCTCTACGAGTGGGCCTGGGGCGGCACCGACACGCGTGACGCGGACGCGCGCAAGCACGTCAGCGACTTACGCAACCCTGTGGGCCGCGGAGTGGCCAGCCGCGAGGCACATCTGGTGGACCAGCCCGCGCACCGCATCGAATACCTGCGGGGAAACCCGGCGAAATCGGGGCCGGCCGGGCTTGGTCCTATCGCCAGTTACTGGTCTCCACGCCTTGCGCTGGCAGGCACCTTCGACGAGGCCTGGCGGAAGACGCGACATCCGCTGCTGCCGCGAGACTTCGATGAGCGCTTCGCCCTCTGCGCCCCCGCTGACCAGCGGCCCTCACGCCGTCTTGTGGGCGGAGAAAAGGTGGCCCTGGTGCACCTCACGCCGAAGGGCACGCTCCACTTCACACTGCCGCGCCTGCGCTTCGGCTTCGCCACCTACTTCGGCGCCGTCCGGCGCTTCCACGAGGCCGCCCTGGGCACCGTCGTCATTGAGCCCGAGGTGAAGAAGGTGCGCATGGTTTTCCAGACGGGATTGAGAGTCGGCCCGCAGGACATCGACTGCCTCGACTTCACGGCCATTACCGAGAGGACGGACTGA
- a CDS encoding TIGR02270 family protein → MLLVDVLEEHLDEAEFRWLQWEKVLGAPDFSLVETARLEALLLAHLDGLVVGASTAAESVLRPAFESEDAFRISAAAFSMLALGEVDEVLLRLREAEPGARAAIRRALELSEAHGLGARLLDLLKQEDSALQVEVLEALAFRQEASLEMLARFFTHDEQRARVAALRAALPFPQDAARTLLPSLLDSSHPGIRAAAMEAGVASGVRQAWEMCRTAVRARDAHSLEAMVLLAMGGSEADIPSLLALLDVEQLRAHALWALGFSGRVAAMEACLAHLEVPGVAQLAGEAFSAMTGLRLEGPYALPPGERPEGAPLPPEFEEDLDADLVPKPEDDLPWPNVATVRGWWDKEKKRFLKGTRYLLGSPFSGSVLVEALETSPMRRRHVLSRELALRSQGTLTVRTRTFTHVQRAELAKARAASVRIRAQSFDSGLR, encoded by the coding sequence ATGCTGTTGGTAGACGTGCTGGAGGAGCACCTCGACGAGGCCGAATTTCGGTGGCTGCAATGGGAGAAGGTGCTGGGGGCGCCGGACTTCTCACTGGTTGAGACTGCGCGGTTAGAGGCGCTTCTCCTCGCGCACCTGGACGGGCTGGTGGTTGGCGCATCCACCGCAGCCGAATCCGTGCTGCGCCCCGCCTTCGAGTCGGAGGACGCCTTCCGCATTTCCGCGGCGGCCTTCTCAATGCTGGCCCTCGGCGAGGTGGACGAAGTCCTGCTGCGACTGCGTGAGGCCGAGCCCGGAGCGCGCGCCGCCATTCGACGGGCTCTGGAGCTCAGCGAGGCCCATGGGCTGGGCGCACGCCTGCTCGACTTGTTGAAGCAGGAGGACTCTGCACTGCAGGTCGAGGTGCTGGAGGCGCTGGCGTTTCGGCAGGAAGCATCACTCGAGATGCTGGCGCGCTTCTTCACGCATGACGAGCAGCGGGCGCGGGTTGCGGCCCTCCGTGCCGCCCTTCCCTTCCCACAAGACGCAGCGCGGACGCTGCTGCCAAGCCTGCTGGACTCCTCCCACCCCGGCATTCGGGCGGCGGCGATGGAGGCAGGAGTGGCTTCCGGTGTGAGGCAAGCCTGGGAGATGTGCCGCACCGCCGTCCGCGCCCGCGACGCGCACAGCCTCGAAGCCATGGTGCTGCTCGCCATGGGCGGCAGCGAGGCGGACATCCCCTCGCTGCTGGCCCTTCTGGACGTCGAGCAACTCCGGGCCCATGCCCTCTGGGCCCTGGGCTTCAGCGGCCGGGTGGCTGCCATGGAGGCGTGCTTGGCGCACCTGGAGGTGCCCGGCGTAGCCCAACTGGCCGGGGAGGCCTTCTCGGCCATGACGGGCCTTCGACTGGAGGGGCCTTACGCCTTGCCCCCTGGCGAGAGGCCCGAGGGCGCTCCGCTTCCGCCCGAATTCGAAGAGGACTTGGACGCGGACCTGGTGCCCAAGCCCGAGGACGACTTGCCCTGGCCGAACGTGGCCACCGTCCGGGGCTGGTGGGACAAGGAGAAGAAGCGCTTCTTGAAGGGCACGCGGTACCTCCTCGGCAGCCCCTTCAGTGGCAGCGTCCTGGTGGAGGCGCTGGAAACCAGTCCCATGCGGCGCCGCCACGTGCTGTCGCGCGAGCTGGCCCTGCGGAGTCAGGGCACGTTGACGGTGCGCACTCGGACCTTCACGCATGTCCAGCGCGCGGAGCTGGCCAAAGCCCGAGCCGCCAGCGTCCGAATCCGCGCGCAGTCCTTCGACAGCGGCCTGCGCTGA
- a CDS encoding gamma-glutamylcyclotransferase family protein yields MTTAGRAPALNTEKPMLYFAYGSNLDMAQMRTRCPNATVEARATLPGHTLVFGGYSRRWGGAVASLQRVRGAHVEGVLYRLTPEDLRALDAFEGHPLAYRRAIRLVTDRAGKRRRALVYLQPEAGFESWPPAATYFRVLWHAYARLGFNRAALANALGGAA; encoded by the coding sequence ATGACTACGGCGGGCCGCGCGCCCGCCCTCAACACGGAGAAACCCATGCTCTACTTCGCCTACGGCTCCAACCTCGACATGGCCCAAATGCGCACGCGCTGCCCCAACGCCACCGTCGAAGCCCGCGCCACCCTTCCCGGCCACACCTTGGTGTTTGGCGGGTATAGCCGCCGCTGGGGCGGCGCCGTCGCCAGCCTCCAGCGCGTGCGCGGCGCCCACGTCGAGGGGGTGCTGTACCGCCTCACCCCCGAGGACTTGCGCGCCCTCGATGCCTTCGAGGGGCACCCCCTCGCGTACCGGCGCGCCATCCGGTTGGTGACGGACAGGGCCGGGAAGCGCCGCCGCGCGCTGGTGTACCTCCAGCCCGAGGCAGGCTTCGAATCCTGGCCTCCTGCGGCCACCTACTTCCGCGTCCTCTGGCACGCCTACGCCCGGCTGGGCTTTAACCGCGCCGCGCTCGCGAACGCCCTTGGAGGTGCGGCATGA